The DNA window CGGGTAGGAATTGGCACAGTACTGGCTATCGAATTTATACAGCCAAACCAAAACTGTAGATCGATCCTGAATACTATACGTTTCGTTTCAGAGTGGCCAATAAAAATAAAAAAGCGGGCTACGAATCAGTTTCGTAGCCCGCTTTTGCGACGGACATTAGGTATGGATGTTGGTACTAGCTAATTGTGGTAAGGCCGTGCTTCAGTAGTTGCTTACGCACCTTATCGGCGGCTGACAGGTCGGTGAGCGTGATACCTGCCTTCTGCCGCAGGGTGGGCGAGGCCGACAGGATTTCGGTAGCCATCTGAATCAGCAGAGCAGCAGTTGCCTGTCCGTCGGCCCGGCGTCGGGTGGTCCGGTTTGTTGCTTTTCGTGTAGTAAATTCGGGGCTGACAGACGTTGTGTTCATGGTTCGTTGTAGTTGAATACCGTTGTATAGAAATAACAAAATAAAAGCCGTTTTCAGCACGGAAAAGCCGTTTTTCTTTGCGAAAGCTGTGCCTTTATTGATTGACTTAACGGTGTTAAGTGGTCGGCTGATTCACCCCGTAATGCGGTAGATTGACCCGAGCGGGAACCCACAGGCTGCGTCGTGTGTCGTACCGATGAGCATCACTCATCAACGTATGTTTTCTCGTCAACTTTTCGTGGGCCTGGCTCTCCTGCTGACCCTGTTTGCGACAAACCGGCTGGCTTACGGCTGGAATAAACCGACGCACATGGCCATTGGGGCCATCGCTTACCACGACCTGCAAACCGCGTCGCCCCAGACCGCCGGGCGTGTCGCGGGTTTGCTGAAACAGCACCCCTACTACCAGCGGCAATGGCTACCACTTATGGACAGCCTGCAACTGCCTGCCGCCCAGCGCGACGAATATCTGTTTATGCTGGCCGCTCGCTGGCCCGACGACATTCGGGGGCGAGACCCCTACCACGACCGGCCAACCTGGCACTTTATCAACTACGTTTACGCCCCCAAACAGGGTGTGGCCCGCACTGATACCACACTGGCGACGGGGGAAACGATTTTGCAAGCCTATGAACAAAACCGGCAGCTACTGACCAGTCCGTCACCCGACAGTTCAAAGGCCGTGTCCCTATGCTGGCTGTTTCACCTCGCGGGCGACGTCCATATGCCCCTGCACACGACGGCCCTCGTTGACCCGCAGTTTCCGCAGGGCGACAAAGGCGGCAACCTGTTTCGCATCAAGGTGATGATGAGCAGCCCCACCAGTAACTTGCACTCGTTCTGGGATGGGATGCTGCTCCACACCGACACATATGCATCGGTCGACAGTATGGCCGTGGGGGAACAACACGAATTCGCGCGCAATCAATTGCCGCAACTGGGTAATTCGGGCATTATGGCCTGGTCGAAGGAAAGTTTCCAACTGGCACAGGACAACGCCTACCGCAGTAATACGCTGCAACCGGGTACCAGTCAGGAGGGCTCGTTGCTGCCCCCGGATTACGTCGCTACCGTGCGCCCCATTGCCCAGCGGCAGGTCGCCCTCGCCGGATACCGTCTCGCCGACGAACTGGTCGCTGATTTGGGTAGTTGACACGTGCTTTTGGCTAAAACATCGGACCGCCGAAGCGGCATCTTGCTGTTTGTTAACTATTTATGCAAACAGCAAGATGCCGCTTCGGCGGTCCGATGTTTGAAACATTACTTCTTCATGGATTACTTTAAAAACCTGCTCCAGCTTCTCCGCACCGAGCGCGACGAAGACCGGGCGCAGTACCGGCGACTGACTGAATCGACCACGGTTGCCGAACGGCGGGCCAATGGCCTGACCTGGTACCCCATCGCTATTCGCGGCTCGGAACTGGGGCGGGGCGACTACCTGACCGTCGAGGTCGAGCGGCCGACGCATCAGGACACAGCCCATCAGTTTCGGGTCGGGATGCCCGCCGTTCTGTTCAGCAACCACGCCCCCCAGACCGACCGTGTGGAGGGTACCATTGCGTATCAGGGCGGCAACCGGCTCCGCATTACCCTGCTCACCGACGAGCTACCCGACTGGTCGCGGGACGGCAAGCTGGGTGTTGAGCTGCTGTTCGACGATCAGAGCTACGAGCAGATGGAGGGCGCCCTCAAACAGGCCGACCTGCTGGCCGACAAACACGAAAGCCGGATTATTGATATTCTCGCTGGTGAAAAAGCCCCGATGTTTCACCCGCAACCCAACGTACCGCACCTGCCCAAGCTCAACAGTAGTCAGCAGCGGGCGGTAGGTACGATGCTGGCTGCGAACGAGTTAGTGATTGTGCATGGCCCGCCTGGAACGGGCAAAACCACGACGATTGTCCAGGCAGTTAAAGCGTTACGTCAACAGGATCACCGGCAGTTGCTGGTTGTTGCACCGAGCAATACGGCCGTCGATTTGTTGAGTGAGAAGCTGCATGCGGAAGGTATTCGCGTGGTGCGGGTGGGCAACCCGGCTCGCGTCTCCGAACGACTCGCGGCCCTGACACTCGATCAGCAAATGGCCGACCACCGGCTGATGCGCGACATCAAAAAGAGCCGCAAGCAGGCCAACGAGTTCAAATCGATGGCCCACAAATACAAGCGGCAGTTTGGGCCGTCGGAGCGGGCGCAGCGCAAAGCCCTGTTCGACGAAGCGCACCGGATCATGAAAGATGTGGCCCAGTCGGAGCAGTACATCATCGACGAAGTGCTGGGGCAGGCGCAGGTCATCACGGCCACGCTCGTCGGGTCGAACAACTACCTGATTCGCGACCGGCGTTACCATACCGTCGTGATCGACGAAGCGGGGCAGGCCCTCGAACCCGCCTGCTGGATTCCAATTCTGAAAGCCGAAAAAGTCGTGCTGGCGGGCGACCACTGTCAACTGCCACCAACGATTAAATCGGCCGAAGCCGCCCGGAAGGGACTGAGCGAAACGCTGCTGGAAAAGAATGTAAGTCGCCACCCCGAAGCCGTCAGCCTGCTGGAGGAGCAGTACCGAATGCACGAACGCATCATGGGCTATTCGTCGCAGGTGTTTTACGGGGGGCAGCTACGGGCGCACGAGTCGGTGGCCAGCCATACGCTGCGCCCCGACGATGAGCCGATGTTATTTATCGACACGGCGGGCTGCGGCTTTGAGGATCAACTGGAGGGTACCAGTTCGACCAACCCCGACGAAGCTGCCTTCCTGATTCGCCACCTCAGTCAGACCGTCGCTGACCTGGGTAACGTGTACCCCGTTGCCGATTTTCCGAGTATTGCGGTGATTTCGCCCTACAAACAGCAGCTGGCTCAGCTGAATCAGCACCTGCTGGCTACGCCGGAATTACAACCGTACCTGAGCAGTATCTCGGTCAATACCATCGACAGTTTTCAGGGGCAGGAGCGCGACATCGTCTATATTTCCCTGACGCGCAGCAACGCAGCGGGCGAAATCGGGTTTCTGTCCGACATTCGGCGGATGAACGTGGCGATGACACGGGCGCGAAAGAAGCTGGTCATGGTCGGCGACAGTGCCACGCTGTCGACTCACAGTTTTTACGCTGATCTGGTGGCTTACGCGCAGGAGCACGACGCCTACCGAAGTGCGTGGGAATGGCTATAACGTGTTTTGATGCATGAGTTTTCAACTAATCGGCATCACGCCGGATACGCTCTCGGATGGTCAATGGGCCATCGTCCCCGACCTGTTCGCGGCTGGACTGTCGTACCTGTACGTTCGCCAACCGGACAGCGACGCCCTGCGACAACGACTGGACAGTAACGAATTACAACCGCATCAGTCCCGGTTGCTTGTGCCGTTCGACATACCCAGCGGCTCGTTTCGCCGACACTGGAAAGAAGCTGCTCGGCTGTCGGCTTTACCTGATGAACGCGCGTTCTCGACCAGCATCCATTCCCTCAGCGACTGGCCTGCGCTGGCCGGGCGGGTCGAGCAGGTGTTTTACAGCCCCATTTTCGCCAGCATCAGCAAGCCGGGCTACGGACCTGCGCAATCGCTGGACGAGATTGCCCGGCAAATTGACATCATGCGGCAACACCACCCAAACCTGCCCCGCCTGATTGGCTTGGGTGGTGTGCAAATCGACATGATTCAACTCGTAAACGAAGCCGGTTTCGACGGAGCCGCCGTGCTCGGTACGCTCTGGCAAAGCCCTGACCCTGTCGTTGTTGTGCAGGAGTTGCTCCGTGGTGTCAGGTCGCGACCCTGACACCACGAGGGTCTACACTATTAATGCCGCCGGTCAGATTCCAGACTTGCGTATAACCCCGTTCTTGCAGAAAGGCTACTGCCTGACTGCTCCGCCCGCCCGACTGACAATGGATGACGACTGGCCGATCTGTCGGAACTTGTTCGGGATGCGCCAGCAACTCCGCCAGCGGTATCAACTGCCCACCCAGCGTTTGCCGGGCCGCTTCGTCTGGTTGTCGTACGTCGATCAGCAACACTGTGTCATCGCGTTTTTTCCAGTCCAGATAGTCGGCGTAGGCGATGGCCGGAACGGGATCGCAGACGGCTAGACCAGCCGGCAAATCCGTAATCTGTTTGTTGGCCGGGTCGGTGGCAAAACGGACGGTCTGAAACTGCATCGTCAGGGCGTCGAACAGCAAGAGTCGACCGATGAGCGGATTACCCACACCCGTCAGTAGTTTGATGACTTCGTTCGCCATCAGGCAACCTACGATGCCCGGCAGCACGCCCAGTACTCCGGCTTCCGCGCAGCTCGGCAGGTCGCTGGGGTCGGGGTAGAGACAGCGGTAGGTCGGTCCGTCGCCGACGTTGAACACGCTCACCTGCCCCTCGAAACGATAGATCGACCCGAACACGAGTGGCTTGTTCAGCAGTACACAGGCATCGTTGACCAGATAGCGCGTCGCGAAATTGTCCGACCCATCGACGATCAGATCGTAGTCGGCCAGCAGGGATAGTGCGTTGTCGCGGGTCAGAAACGTGAGGTGCGGCTTTACGGCAATCAGCGGGTTCTGGGCCTGCAACCGGGCCGCAGCAACCATCGCCTTCGACTGACCCACGTCGGCGGGGCCAAACAGAATCTGCCGATGCAGGTTGCTCTCAGCGACCGTATCGCCGTCGACTACGCCCAGTGTGCCGACACCCGCAGCCGCGAGATATTGCAGCGCAGGGCAACCCAATCCGCCCGCTCCGACGACCAGTACGCGGGCGTCGCGCAGCTTTTCCTGCCCGGCCGTGCCGATCTCGGGCAGCAGCAGGTGGCGGCTGTAGCGGCTTTGTTCAGCTTCTGTCAGTGGCATACGGTCATCAGCGTTGGGTCCCAGTCTTTCCAGACCGGCTCGTAACCGGCCCGGCGAATCATGTCGGCAACCTCAGCGGGGCTGCGTTCGTCCGAAATTTCGAACTGCTCCAGCGACTGCGGCTCCACGACATAGCCGCCGGGGTTGGTCTTCGATCCCGCGCTCAGGCTGGTAATGCCCAGCTGAATCACGTGATCACGGAAGCGGGGACTCTCGCGGGTCGATAGCGATAGTTCGACGTCGGGTTTAAACAGCCGGTACGCGCAGATCAGTTGCACGAGGTCGCGGTCGGTCATGCAGGCTCCAAAATCGCGCGACTGCACCCCCGACGCACCCAGCACATCGATGGGGCGCAGTCGTGGGAACGACAGGCTGTAGCGCGTTTTCCAGTAGGTCCGTTCGAGGTAATCGAGGTGCAGGGCGGTGAAAAAACTGTCTGTCCGCCAGTCCGATAAGCCCAGCAACGCGCCTAACCCGATCTTGTAAATGCCCGCCTGCCCCAGCCGGTCGGGCGTTTCGATGCGGTAGCGATAGCTGGCTTTTTTGCCTTTCGGGTGGTGCAACTGGTAACTGTCGCGGTTGTAGGTTTCCTGATAGACCAGTACCGTATGTAACCCTTCGGCGATTAGTTCGGCGTAGGCTGGCTGGTCGAGCGGCTGTACTTCCATTGAGATATGGGCAAAGCGGTCACGCAGCAGCCGGATGGCGTTTTTGATGTAGGGTACTCCCACGGTCTGGTTTGCTTCCCCGGTAACGAGCAGTACATGGTCGTAGCCCATTGCCTTAAGCGCGTCGGCTTCGCGAAGGATCTCGGCGTCGGTCAGCGTGCGTCGCCGGATTTTGTT is part of the Spirosoma rhododendri genome and encodes:
- a CDS encoding S1/P1 nuclease, with the translated sequence MFSRQLFVGLALLLTLFATNRLAYGWNKPTHMAIGAIAYHDLQTASPQTAGRVAGLLKQHPYYQRQWLPLMDSLQLPAAQRDEYLFMLAARWPDDIRGRDPYHDRPTWHFINYVYAPKQGVARTDTTLATGETILQAYEQNRQLLTSPSPDSSKAVSLCWLFHLAGDVHMPLHTTALVDPQFPQGDKGGNLFRIKVMMSSPTSNLHSFWDGMLLHTDTYASVDSMAVGEQHEFARNQLPQLGNSGIMAWSKESFQLAQDNAYRSNTLQPGTSQEGSLLPPDYVATVRPIAQRQVALAGYRLADELVADLGS
- a CDS encoding AAA domain-containing protein produces the protein MDYFKNLLQLLRTERDEDRAQYRRLTESTTVAERRANGLTWYPIAIRGSELGRGDYLTVEVERPTHQDTAHQFRVGMPAVLFSNHAPQTDRVEGTIAYQGGNRLRITLLTDELPDWSRDGKLGVELLFDDQSYEQMEGALKQADLLADKHESRIIDILAGEKAPMFHPQPNVPHLPKLNSSQQRAVGTMLAANELVIVHGPPGTGKTTTIVQAVKALRQQDHRQLLVVAPSNTAVDLLSEKLHAEGIRVVRVGNPARVSERLAALTLDQQMADHRLMRDIKKSRKQANEFKSMAHKYKRQFGPSERAQRKALFDEAHRIMKDVAQSEQYIIDEVLGQAQVITATLVGSNNYLIRDRRYHTVVIDEAGQALEPACWIPILKAEKVVLAGDHCQLPPTIKSAEAARKGLSETLLEKNVSRHPEAVSLLEEQYRMHERIMGYSSQVFYGGQLRAHESVASHTLRPDDEPMLFIDTAGCGFEDQLEGTSSTNPDEAAFLIRHLSQTVADLGNVYPVADFPSIAVISPYKQQLAQLNQHLLATPELQPYLSSISVNTIDSFQGQERDIVYISLTRSNAAGEIGFLSDIRRMNVAMTRARKKLVMVGDSATLSTHSFYADLVAYAQEHDAYRSAWEWL
- a CDS encoding thiamine phosphate synthase — its product is MSFQLIGITPDTLSDGQWAIVPDLFAAGLSYLYVRQPDSDALRQRLDSNELQPHQSRLLVPFDIPSGSFRRHWKEAARLSALPDERAFSTSIHSLSDWPALAGRVEQVFYSPIFASISKPGYGPAQSLDEIARQIDIMRQHHPNLPRLIGLGGVQIDMIQLVNEAGFDGAAVLGTLWQSPDPVVVVQELLRGVRSRP
- the moeB gene encoding molybdopterin-synthase adenylyltransferase MoeB; its protein translation is MPLTEAEQSRYSRHLLLPEIGTAGQEKLRDARVLVVGAGGLGCPALQYLAAAGVGTLGVVDGDTVAESNLHRQILFGPADVGQSKAMVAAARLQAQNPLIAVKPHLTFLTRDNALSLLADYDLIVDGSDNFATRYLVNDACVLLNKPLVFGSIYRFEGQVSVFNVGDGPTYRCLYPDPSDLPSCAEAGVLGVLPGIVGCLMANEVIKLLTGVGNPLIGRLLLFDALTMQFQTVRFATDPANKQITDLPAGLAVCDPVPAIAYADYLDWKKRDDTVLLIDVRQPDEAARQTLGGQLIPLAELLAHPEQVPTDRPVVIHCQSGGRSSQAVAFLQERGYTQVWNLTGGINSVDPRGVRVAT
- the thiH gene encoding 2-iminoacetate synthase ThiH, which translates into the protein MSIDMFTDLLNQYDWADVSRLIDTATATDVERALTRPTRTLTDFAALISPAARPYLEAMARQSQQLTQQRFGKTMQLYAPLYLSNECQNICTYCAFSLDNKIRRRTLTDAEILREADALKAMGYDHVLLVTGEANQTVGVPYIKNAIRLLRDRFAHISMEVQPLDQPAYAELIAEGLHTVLVYQETYNRDSYQLHHPKGKKASYRYRIETPDRLGQAGIYKIGLGALLGLSDWRTDSFFTALHLDYLERTYWKTRYSLSFPRLRPIDVLGASGVQSRDFGACMTDRDLVQLICAYRLFKPDVELSLSTRESPRFRDHVIQLGITSLSAGSKTNPGGYVVEPQSLEQFEISDERSPAEVADMIRRAGYEPVWKDWDPTLMTVCH